ATGCTGTTATCAATATTCAATGGAAATGACAACAATGTAGCTGAAACATTGAAGAACTCAGGCTTGAACGAGAAACGTATCAGTAAAATATGCGAAGTTCAGGGAAGGTCCTTCAGACCAAAAGATGCTCTCAGTATAACATTCGCATTGCAAGAGATAGAGAGGATAGATCATTCAATCAATGATCTTGACATGGTAATAGCTGAATGCGTTAAAGAATCTGAGAGGATGAACCATTATGTGAATCTGCTGCTTAGCATCAAAGGAATATCATTAGTAGCAGCTGCATCGATAGCATCTGAGATAGGAGATATCAAAAGATTTGCTACGGCAAAGAGACTAGTAAGATATGCTGGGCTCTCTCCAGGGATAATACAGAGTGGTTCAAGGATAAGTTATGGTAAGTTAGAGAAGATGGGGCCACCATATCTGAGAAGAATAATCTGTCAGAGTGCAGAAATACTTGCAATGTATGAGCAAGAATTCAAGAAGCATTACCAAGAGGTCAGGAACAGACACGGCCATAGGGTAGCTATGGTATCAACAGCAAGGAAGTTGTTGCATCTAATACATGCAATGCTTACTGAGGATAAGATGTTTGATAGATGCGTGAAATCTTTAATGGAATCAAAAAGAAGGAGATTGTATGACCTTGCAGATTCTGTACATCAATTATCAAGCAGATCTATAGCTGAAATCATCCTGAATCTGAAGAATGTAATGGAGTAATAGCAATCCTTAAGAAATTGCATGCTGCACCACTACTGGTAGTAACGGCTTTTCATAGGAGGAGGAGAGATAACACAATTTAAATAAACCGTTTCTGACAATCAATGCATGCCCATCAAGATAGGCATTATTGGCAAGACAAACACTGGAAAAACCACATTCTTCAATGCCGCAACACTATCGTATGCCGAGGTATCTACATACCCGTTTACAACTAAACAGCCTAACGTTGGTATTGGGCATGCAATATCCTTATGTGTTCATAAGGAATTCAAGGTGCAAGACAATCCCAAGAATTCCTCTTGCATTGACGGCTGGAGGTTTATACCTGTAGAATTGATAGACCTTCCGGGTTTGATAAAAGGAGCATGGGAGGGGAAGGGTCTAGGAAACCAGTTTCTTTCAGTAGCTGCACAGTCAGATGCATTGCTACATGTGGTTGATGCTTCAGGTAGTGTTGATGCTGCTGGAAGGGTTGCAGAGGTTGGTTCTGGTGATCCGGTAGCTGATATTGGCGATATAGAGGAAGAGCTTGTCATGTGGTACCTGAAGCTGTTGGAAGGTAATAGAGACAAGATAACTAGGGCTATAAGGTCGGGCGTTAAAATGAGTACTGCAATAGTAGACATCTTTGCTGGCATAGGCGTAAAAGAATCAGATGTGCAGAAAGCGGTAATCGAAGCTAACTTGCAGGACAAGAGTTTTGATGAATACGACGCAGATGATAGCAAACGATTTGTTTGGTCATTGCGTGATATATCCAAACCCACTCTAATAGTGGCAAACAAGGTAGATATTACTGTTGCAATGGAAAACTTTAGGCGATTACGGGAAGAGTATAAGGATATGATGGTGGTTCCCGCAAGTGCAGAAGCGGAACTAACTTTGCGTAGGGCTGAAAATAAAGGACTGATAAAGTATGTGCCAGGCGATGAAA
Above is a window of Nitrososphaerales archaeon DNA encoding:
- a CDS encoding redox-regulated ATPase YchF is translated as MPIKIGIIGKTNTGKTTFFNAATLSYAEVSTYPFTTKQPNVGIGHAISLCVHKEFKVQDNPKNSSCIDGWRFIPVELIDLPGLIKGAWEGKGLGNQFLSVAAQSDALLHVVDASGSVDAAGRVAEVGSGDPVADIGDIEEELVMWYLKLLEGNRDKITRAIRSGVKMSTAIVDIFAGIGVKESDVQKAVIEANLQDKSFDEYDADDSKRFVWSLRDISKPTLIVANKVDITVAMENFRRLREEYKDMMVVPASAEAELTLRRAENKGLIKYVPGDERFDIVKAEDLNEKQKWALNFIRKDVLGEYMRTGVQHAINVAVFKLLRMNTVYPVADPSKLTDKHGNVLPDVYLLPSGSTIEDLARQIHSDLAKNLLHAIDIRDGLRLPKDYHIKDRDVVSIVSATKKK
- a CDS encoding transposase, encoding MLLSIFNGNDNNVAETLKNSGLNEKRISKICEVQGRSFRPKDALSITFALQEIERIDHSINDLDMVIAECVKESERMNHYVNLLLSIKGISLVAAASIASEIGDIKRFATAKRLVRYAGLSPGIIQSGSRISYGKLEKMGPPYLRRIICQSAEILAMYEQEFKKHYQEVRNRHGHRVAMVSTARKLLHLIHAMLTEDKMFDRCVKSLMESKRRRLYDLADSVHQLSSRSIAEIILNLKNVME